The following coding sequences lie in one Verrucomicrobiota bacterium genomic window:
- a CDS encoding FCD domain-containing protein, with amino-acid sequence MLLGTISDLNVRATRAEIVGLSVQSRPQASHDEHAALLAPCRDRDGARAVRLLTEHLSKARATALDAITR; translated from the coding sequence CATCTCCGACCTGAACGTGCGCGCGACCCGTGCCGAGATCGTCGGCCTCTCCGTGCAGTCCCGGCCGCAGGCCTCGCACGACGAGCACGCCGCGCTGCTCGCGCCCTGCCGCGACCGCGACGGCGCCAGGGCGGTCCGGCTCCTCACCGAGCACCTGTCCAAGGCGCGGGCCACGGCGCTCGACGCGATCACCCGGTAG